The following proteins come from a genomic window of Trifolium pratense cultivar HEN17-A07 linkage group LG4, ARS_RC_1.1, whole genome shotgun sequence:
- the LOC123921740 gene encoding cell wall / vacuolar inhibitor of fructosidase 1-like, with product MTTNFKPLTLCLCLQAIFLIISIPTTHSRTTFLAKDEKLSLIQNTCKKTPNYNICLQSLKANSASSVSDVTGLAQIMVKVMKAKANDGLNKIHQLQKLGNGARKALNSCGDKYRAILVADIPQAIEALEKGDPKFAEDGANDAANEATYCENEFNGKSPLTKQNNAMHDVSAVTAAMVRQLL from the coding sequence ATGACAACAAATTTTAAGCCTCTAACACTTTGCTTATGCCTTCAAGCTATTTTTCTCATAATTTCAATACCAACAACTCACTCTAGAACCACTTTCCTAGCAAAAGATGAAAAACTATCACTTATACAAAACACTTGCAAAAAAACACCAAATTACAATATTTGCCTTCAATCTCTGAAGGCAAATTCCGCTAGCTCTGTTTCTGATGTAACAGGGCTAGCTCAAATCATGGTGAAAGTGATGAAAGCGAAAGCAAATGATGGATTAAATAAGATCCATCAGCTACAAAAGTTGGGAAATGGAGCTAGGAAAGCCTTGAATTCTTGTGGTGACAAATACAGAGCAATTTTGGTAGCTGATATACCTCAAGCTATTGAAGCTTTGGAGAAAGGGGACCCTAAATTTGCAGAAGATGGTGCTAATGATGCTGCTAATGAAGCTACTTATTGTGAGAATGAGTTTAATGGGAAATCACCACTTACTAAACAGAACAATGCTATGCATGATGTTTCAGCTGTTACAGCAGCTATGGTTAGACAATTACTCTAA
- the LOC123923083 gene encoding cell wall / vacuolar inhibitor of fructosidase 1-like, producing the protein MTNFKPLALTIIFCFFVSSHCTIIIPKNNNGNLIQQTCKQTPNYAICIQYLKSDPRSSDADITGLALIMVDIIKSKANTTLNKINQLIKKKQEPSQKEALNSCAGRYKAILVADVPKSVAALKQGDPKFAEDGSNDAAVEATTCENGFKGKSPLSNENIAMHDVAAITAAIVKQLL; encoded by the coding sequence ATGACAAATTTTAAGCCATTAGCATTAACTATCATCTTCTGCTTTTTTGTTTCAAGTCACTGCACAATTATCATCCCAAAAAACAACAATGGAAATTTGATTCAACAAACTTGCAAACAAACTCCAAATTATGCAATTTGCATTCAGTACCTCAAATCTGATCCAAGAAGTTCTGATGCAGATATAACAGGTCTAGCACTAATCATGGTGGATATAATCAAATCCAAAGCAAACACTACCTTAAACAAAATCAATCAACTGATTAAGAAGAAACAAGAACCTAGTCAAAAGGAAGCTTTGAATTCATGTGCTGGTAGATACAAAGCAATTTTGGTAGCTGATGTGCCAAAATCTGTTGCAGCTTTGAAACAAGGGGATCCTAAATTTGCTGAAGATGGTTCAAATGATGCTGCAGTTGAAGCAACTACTTGTGAGAATGGCTTCAAAGGAAAATCACCACTCTCTAATGAGAATATTGCTATGCATGATGTAGCAGCTATAACAGCAGCTATTGTTAAACAATTGCTCTAG
- the LOC123922241 gene encoding uncharacterized protein LOC123922241 codes for MKDKAFDTKGKIDTLISDILPRDPFVPKAPLVECNDLYESIIVADVTRAINALQGSPDLKLAESCANDANNKANICELKFKNGDSPLTDDNSDMNDAAKLAAAIVRVSNH; via the coding sequence ATGAAAGACAAAGCATTCGATACCAAAGGAAAAATCGATACACTTATTTCCGATATTCTTCCTCGTGATCCATTTGTTCCAAAGGCACCACTTGTTGAATGTAATGATTTATATGAATCAATTATTGTAGCTGATGTTACAAGAGCCATTAATGCTTTGCAAGGATCACCAGACCTTAAACTTGCAGAATCTTGTGCAAATGATGCTAATAATAAAGCCAATATATGTGAGCTAAAGTTCAAAAATGGGGATTCACCTCTTACTGATGATAACAGTGATATGAATGATGCAGCAAAATTAGCAGCAGCTATTGTTCGAGTATCAAACCACtag
- the LOC123922242 gene encoding uncharacterized protein LOC123922242 codes for MKRTSILKSFFSLHILLSCILFQFQLTQSFTLMKDEDNDLVDQICKQTPFYDLCSSILHANPLAPKSDPKGMALIMVNDILANATDTLSYIEELIKQTTDKDLEQQLAFCAESYIPVVKYILPQAADAISQGKFGFASYSIVDAEKEIGACNKKFSGSTSLLGDRNSIMQKLVDVAAAIVKLLLNVDDLVDDICNKTPNVALCSTILHSNPQASKSDTKGIALIMVNDILANITNTLNYIQVLVNQTKDLQLQRKFAICAETYIPLVETVLPQAIDNMNKNKYGLASYSMVYIGKQIDSCKKQFVGSTSSPLGDRTSIMHKLLDIASAILKQLLSG; via the exons atgaagagAACTTCAATTTTGAAGTCCTTTTTCTCTCTTCATATTCTTCTGTCTTGTAttctttttcaatttcaactcaCACAATCATTTACTCTTATGAAAGATGAAGATAATGATTTGGTGGACCAAATATGCAAACAAACACCTTTTTATGACCTATGCAGTTCCATTTTACATGCTAATCCTCTAGCTCCAAAATCTGATCCTAAGGGTATGGCCCTTATAATGGTCAATGACATTCTAGCAAATGCTACTGACACATTGAGTTATATTGAAGAGCTTATTAAACAAACAACAGACAAAGATTTGGAACAACAATTGGCTTTTTGTGCTGAGTCATATATTCCTGTTGTGAAATACATTCTTCCACAAGCAGCTGATGCTATAAGCCAAGGTAAATTTGGGTTTGCAAGTTACTCTATAGTTGATGCTGAGAAGGAAATTGGTGCTTGTAACAAGAAATTCTCAGGTTCAACTTCACTCTTAGGTGATAGGAATAGTATTATGCAAAAGTTAGTGGATGTGGCTGCAGCCATTGTAAAATTATTGTTAAATG TTGATGATTTGGTGGATGATATATGCAATAAAACACCCAATGTTGCCCTATGTAGCACAATTTTACATTCAAATCCTCAAGCTTCCAAAAGTGATACAAAGGGTATAGCCCTCATTATGGTCAATGACATTCTAGCAAATATCACTAACACTTTGAATTATATTCAAGTTCTTGTGAACCAAACCAAAGATCTTCAATTACAACGAAAGTTTGCAATTTGTGCTGAGACATATATTCCATTAGTGGAAACTGTTCTTCCACAAGCAATTGataatatgaacaaaaataaatatgggTTGGCAAGTTACTCTATGGTTTATATTGGAAAGCAAATTGATTCTTGCAAAAAGCAATTTGTAGGATCAACTAGTTCACCTTTAGGTGATAGGACTAGCATTATGCATAAGTTGCTTGATATTGCTTCTGCCATACTTAAGCAATTATTAAGTGGctga
- the LOC123922240 gene encoding cell wall / vacuolar inhibitor of fructosidase 1-like produces MTILKPIALFILMLCTILVVAQSKNVQPNNANDLNLIEQTCKKTPNYALCIQYLKPHSSETTVNSLAIIMFTTMYYKAHETKIKIHRLLEELDPRDPFHRRVPLTECSDIYESISADAASGANELKRPPTHTKVVEYCANDAKYKANLCEHKFHGGGYLRTPLTDNNNIMKNLALLTAAIIPLI; encoded by the coding sequence ATGACAATATTGAAGCCAATTGCATTATTCATTCTCATGTTATGCACTATTCTAGTTGTAGCTCAATCCAAAAATGTCCAACCAAACAATGCCAATGATCTAAATCTAATAGAACAAACATGCAAAAAAACTCCAAATTATGCACTTTGCATTCAATATTTGAAACCACATAGCTCTGAAACAACTGTGAATAGTTTGGCAATAATCATGTTTACTACAATGTACTACAAAGCACATGaaaccaaaatcaaaatccATAGACTTCTTGAAGAGCTTGATCCTCGTGATCCATTTCATCGAAGGGTACCACTTACTGAATGTAGTGATATATATGAATCAATTTCAGCTGATGCTGCAAGTGGCGCTAATGAATTGAAAAGACCTCCTACACATACCAAAGTTGTAGAATATTGTGCAAATGATGCTAAATATAAAGCCAATTTATGTGAGCATAAGTTCCATGGTGGGGGGTACTTAAGAACACCACTTACTGATAACAACaatattatgaaaaatttagCACTATTAACAGCAGCTATTATTCCATTAATATAG
- the LOC123920339 gene encoding uncharacterized protein LOC123920339: MDDRTVKEEGGEVDIESGLLVTQDDSVNTKQEKTLFAKIYCGFVGDSIKDEDKNSVLYLKESNLSGVYMDNVKVTNKLTGPDAVKNVDNNLVKEKRKKSGNKKAAKPPRAPRGPSLDAADQKLIREITQLAMLKRARVERMKALKKMKAAKLSSSPSSSLFSMVFTVVFCIVILLQGISSSSGKSSVTSFQGSPISAAGVEVDPIAVQLQHHLNQISREQHAPSLESLKTVHGEYSPRKLR; the protein is encoded by the exons ATGGATGATAGAACGGTAAAAGAGGAGGGTGGTGAAGTTGATATTGAAAGTGGATTGCTAGTAACTCAAGATGATTCAGTTAATACTAAACAAGAAAAGACATTGTTTGCTAAGATTTATTGTGGTTTTGTTGGAGATTCTATAAAAGATGAAGATAAGAACAGTGTATTGTACTTGAAAGAGTCAAATTTAAGTGGAGTTTACATGGACAATGTGAAAGTGACTAATAAGTTGACGGGGCCAGACGCGGTGAAAAACGTAGATAATAATCTAGTTAAGGAGAAACGTAAAAAGTCTGGTAACAAAAAGGCGGCTAAACCTCCTAGAGCTCCACGAGGGCCATCGTTGGATGCTGCTGACCAAAAGCTAATTAGGGAGATCACTCAACTTGCTATGCTGAAGCGTGCGAGGGTAGAGCGTATGAAAgcgttgaagaagatgaaagctGCTAAATTGTCATCGTCTCCCAGTAGTAGCCTATTTTCCATGGTTTTCACCGTTGTCTTCTGTATTGTGATCTTACTTCAAG GCATATCATCATCATCTGGAAAGAGTTCAGTGACAAGTTTCCAGGGGTCTCCTATATCTGCTGCAGGAGTCGAGGTTGATCCGATTGCAGTTCAACTTCAACACCACTTGAATCAAATTTCAAGAGAACAACACGCACCTTCTTTAGAATCTCTCAA AACTGTACACGGTGAATATTCGCCTAGAAAACTGAGATGA
- the LOC123920338 gene encoding galactokinase, giving the protein MAKHEELPIPIYNNLELVYGGGSSLEEAQLRFDILKSKFKEFFGHTPQLFARSPGRVNLIGEHIDYEGYSVLPMAIRQDTIIAIRKNESEKVLRIANVNDKYSICTYPADPLQELDLKNHKWGHYFICGYKGFYDYAKLKGVNVGEPVGLDVLVDGTVPTGSGLSSSAAFVCSSTIAIMAAFDVNFPKKEIAQVTCDCERHIGTQSGGMDQAISVMAKTGFAELIDFNPIRATDVQLPDGGTFVIGHSLAESQKAVTAATNYNNRVVECRLAAIVLAIKLGMKPAEAISKVKTLSDVEGLCVSFAGTKNSSDPVLAVKEYLKEEPYTAEEIEAVTGEKLTLFLNINASYLDVIKAAKQYKLHQRAAHVYSEAKRVYAFKDVVSSNLSDEEKLKKLGDLMNESHYSCSNLYECSCPELEELTKVSRDNGAFGARLTGAGWGGCAVALVKESIVPQFILNLKEHYYQPRIDKGVIKKDDLGLYVFASKPSSGSAIFKF; this is encoded by the exons ATGGCGAAGCACGAAGAACTTCCGATCCCGATTTACAATAACCTAGAGCTTGTCTACGGCGGAGGTTCATCGCTCGAAGAAGCTCAGCTTCGTTTCGATATTCTCAAATCCAAATTCAAGGAATTTTTCGGTCACACTCCTCAATTATTCGCTCGTTCACCTG GGAGAGTGAACTTGATTGGGGAACATATTGATTATGAAGGATATTCGGTGTTGCCTATGGCTATTCGTCAAGATACGATTATTGCTATTAGGAAAAATGAATCTGAAAAGGTTCTTAGGATCGCTAATGTCAATGATAAATATTCCATATGTACTTATCCTGCTGATCCTCTTCAG GAATTGGACTTGAAGAATCACAAGTGGGGCCATTATTTTATATGTGG GTACAAAGGTTTTTATGACTACGCAAAATTGAAAGGAGTGAATGTTGGCGAACCTGTTGGACTTGATGTTCTTGTTGATGGGACTGTGCCGACAG GTTCAGGACTATCAAGCTCTGCAGCATTTGTTTGCTCTTCCACGATTGCTATTATGGCTGCTTTTGATGTGAACTTCCCAAAG AAAGAAATTGCACAAGTTACATGCGACTGTGAACGACATATTGGGACACAATCTGGTGGGATGGATCAG GCAATATCTGTCATGGCCAAGACTGGGTTTGCAGAATTGATTGATTTCAACCCAATTCGTGCGACAGATGTGCAACTGCCTGATGGTGGGACTTTTGTTATAGGGCATTCTTTGGCAGAGTCTCAGAAGGCTGTTACTGCTGCCACAAATTATAATAACAGGGTTGTTGAATGTCGTTTAGCTGCT ATTGTGCTTGCTATAAAGCTAGGAATGAAACCAGCTGAGGCAATATCAAAAGTGAAAACACTGTCCGATGTTGAAGGGTTATGCGTATCATTTGCTGGTACTAAAAACTCATCTGATCCTGTACTTGCTGTAAAG GAATATTTGAAAGAAGAACCATATACAGCTGAAGAAATTGAAGCTGTTACTGGGGAAAAGCTGACtttatttttgaatattaaTGCATCTTACTTGGACGTCATAAAAGCTGCAAAGCAATACAAGTTACATCAG AGAGCTGCTCACGTTTATTCAGAAGCCAAGAGGGTATATGCTTTCAAGGATGTTGTATCATCAAATCTAAG CGATGAGGAGAAGCTAAAGAAACTTGGTGACCTTATGAACGAGAGTCATTATAGCTGCAGTAATTTATATGAATGCAG CTGTCCGGAGTTGGAAGAACTTACAAAGGTCTCTCGCGACAATGGTGCTTTTGGGGCAAGGCTGACTGGAGCTGGATGGGGTGGTTGTGCTGTTGCTTTGGTGAAAGAGAGCATAGTTCCACAATTCATCCTTAATTTGAAG GAACATTACTACCAACCTAGGATAGACAAGGGCGTCATTAAGAAGGACGATCTTGGTCTTTATGTATTTGCTTCCAAGCCATCAAGTGGTTCTGCCATCTTCAAGTTTTAG